tatgctatggtacacaggttgatgctatggtacacaggttcatgctatggtacacaggttcatgctatggactatggtacacaggttgATGCTATAGTACACAGGTtgatgctatggtacacaggttcatgctatggtacacaaGTTCATGCTATGgactatggtacacaggttgatgctatggtacacaggttgatgctatggtacacaggttcatgctatggtacGCAAGTTTATGCTATGgactatggtacacaggttgatgctatggtacacaggttgatgctatggtacacaggttgATGCTATGCTACACAGGTTtatgctatggtacacaggttgATGCTATAGTACACAAGTTCATGCTATGGACTATGGTACACAAGTTCATGCTATGgactatggtacacaggttgatgctatggtacacaggttgatgctatggtacacaggttgatgctatggtacacaggttcatgctatggtacacaaGTTCATGCTATGgactatggtacacaggttgATGCTATGGTACCCAGGTtgatgctatggtacacaggttgATGCTATGCTACACAGGTTtatgctatggtacacaggttgatgctatggtacacaggttcatgctatggtacacaggttcatgctatggactatggtacacaggttgatgctatagtacacaggttcatgctatggactatggtacacaggttgATGCTATGCTGCACAGGTtgatgctatggtacacaggttgatgctatggtacacaggttgatgctatggtacacaggttgatgctatggtacacaggttgatgctatggtacacaggttcatgctatggtacacaggttcatgctatggcccacaggttcatgctatggtacacaggttcatgctatggtacacaggttcatgctatggtacacaggttcatgctatggtacacaggttcatgctatggtacacaggttcatgctatggtacacaggttcatgctatggcacacaggttcatgctatggtacacaggttcatgctatgCTACACAGGTtgatgctatggtacacaggttgATGCTATGCtacacaggttcatgctatggtacacaggttcatgctatgctacacaggttcatgctatggtagacaggttcatgctatggtacacaggttcatgctatggtacacgggttcatgctatggtacacaggttcatgctatggtacacaggctcatgctatggtacacaggttcacgcccattcccagaaataagagacaacatggccgccacgcatgcgtaatagtgcacatacaatgtcaaaatggctgcTATTTATTATAATGAAATGTGGGGAGACatcacaatttatcaaattttctcgtttcagagattttgggctcacgatgcaggacttgaaaaaaaaaacccttgccATTCCAGTGACACACTTTCCGTTCAAACAATGCCAGAGAAAGCCCTATAATTGTTCCTTGGATATTGCACTTTTGTTCGCTTGAGAGCATACAACCctccatacattctctgtaatttcattgaaatcggGCATAAAAGTAGTCGTTTAAAAGGCAGAACTGTTCGCCGCATCACAggtgcaggactcgaaattgGCAAATCGACTATCCTTCCATCCAATTGGCCAATAAAATAGGCAGTAGCGCCTTTCAATCTTGTTCCCgaagaaataacatttgatgtatttatgcctagttcaggaaccattattgttgtctttaagatACAGACTGAAGCAAGGAAAACGGTGCGCTCCGCAAGAACAACTTCTCTCCGTTCGTCCgttctccattttgtttttaaacggccccacggctttctgggatagacacaggggaaccataaagcccttctaaaaaatatatttttttaaatttgcgcATATGATGTTTTCCAACATCAGCAAGACTGCGGCAATTCCATTATCATCGGACGTATCAAAACAGAGATGCCCCTTGCACGTTTAAATACCGCTAATACTACTTTTATTTGGAATTTTAGTCAACCTGATTAAAAACTTCTAGTGTAACAACAAAAGGGAAGCCCTGTGCTGGCCGGAATCtcgtttttatttgtgataccgctgttatagatagatagataattagatagataaatagatggatggatggatggatggatggatggatggatggatggatggatggatggatggatggatggatggatggatggatggatggatggatggatggatggatggatggatggatggatggatggatggaaggatggatggatggatggatggatggatggatggatggatggatggatggatggatggatggatggatggatggatggatggatggatgggtgggtgggtggttaTTACAGACAGTATTACAGACTAAATTAAGGCAAAGGGCCAGCACATATAGCGTTATAATATTACAGAAATCGATAAGTTACAAAGTCACCAAAGCGTTTAGTTACAGAAATAAGTTTGTAGGTATTCATACTGCCGGATCTTAGTGAGTATTCATGCTCGTTATTAATTACGCCTCCAGTAATTACAGATCGAAGGGGTTCTAGCTCCTTAGCGGAGGTCATGCGACTGATACAAAGCTCGCGCCTGCGGTCAGCAAGACTTTGGAGCCCGCTGGCGTCCAAGGCCTCCTTGTATCGTAGATGGGGTAAAACGATACGGAGGGCCCTCTTTTGGATGCACTCAACAATGTAGACAAGGAACCCTGGTATATTAGCCCATAATGGACCTGCGTACTCCACAACAGATCTAATGAGTACACAATAGATGGCAACAAGATCCTGGACCGGTACTTCAGATATCTTAAGGAGCCGGAGAGCGTAGAGCCTTTTGTTTGCCTTCTTAACTACATAGTCTACGTGCTTATTCCACGATAGATCTGAGCTAATGTGGACACCGAGGATTTTGTAGCTTTCAACCCTTTTAATCACGGAGCCCATGTGTTGCAGGGCATTACCTGGCGAGGGCTGGTACTGCAGGAAATTAATGACTAATTCCCGACACTTTTTGGGGTTGAGTCTCATCCCACGCTCCGTAGCAAAATTGCAAATATCATTAGCAATAAATGGCAGATAACTTGGCGAGCACCTGGGAATCACTTCAAAGATAGTGGTGTCATCAACATACTTAATGCGATATGGCCAAGTGCTCGCTAGCCTGTTTACAAGTATACCAAACAATAGTGGAGCAAGCTTAGTGCCTTGTGGTATGCCCCCATTAGGGAACACAGGCGATGAGGTGTGGCCACTGATTTTGACGCGCTGTGGTCGGGCTGTGAGAAAGGCAGCAATCCAATTTTAGAGATACTCGTTGACTCCCAGAAGGTCGAGCTCAGACTAAGTCAAAGCCCTTTGAAAAGTCGGCAAAAAATATGCGCACATAATTTTCGCCTCTTTCAAGCGATTCAAGGATGCAATGGAGAAAATACACCAGGGCCTGCACAGTAGACTTCCCTGTTACAGAGAACTGTTTAGGGTCAAGCTTATCCTTAACGCATGCGAAGAGCGAATCAAGTGCAAATCCCTCCATAACTTTAGCTAACTGAGAAGTAAGGGTAATGGGTCTAAGGTCCTCACTCAGAGTCTTTCGAGGGGAGCACTTTGGCACTGGATGGACAATCGACTCCTTCAGTTCTTGGGGAACAAAGCCTTCCATCAATGAGAAATTGTACAGGTTGCAGACGACATCAGACAGTTCAGGGGCAAATTCCTTCCATATGACACTGAGGATTGGGTCAGGTCCAGATGACTTCTTCACTTTGATGCGACTTAGGGCTTTAAACGCCTTTCCAGGGGTGATAAGCAGTTCAGGGGGGACTGGCCCCGAGCAGGTAACTTGCTGGCTGATGGGCGCGAAATTAGACGTAAGACCAAGAAGAAACTCATTGAATCTTTCAGCAAGAATCTGGACCGACGGGGTAGAGTCATCCATCAGCTGGTGCCACCACTCATTTGAGACAACAGAGCCACTCAGACATTTGACTTCCTGCCACAAGCGAGAAATATTTGACTCTTTAAGCGCAGCAACTTTGTTGGAATAGTATCTTTCTCTGCATACTTTACACTCTCTTTGCACTTGATTCCTGAGTTCTTTGTACAGGCGAGAGTCTTTACCGAGGGTGATAAGAGCCTTCTGTCTGCGAGCAATCAAGGAACAAAGTGATGTGCCAATCCAGGGTTTGTTTGTGGCACAGACTTGAACTCTCTGCAAGGGAAGATAAGTGTTCACAGCGTCAGTGATGACAGTATAGAACCGCTCAAATTTTTCCCTAGCCGTCTGAAGGCTCAAGATGGTATTCCAGCAAAATTGAGTGATCCAGCGGCCAAAGGCGTCCAGGTTGCTGCGCCGCAAGTTTCGTCGCCAGACAGAGCTCTTGTGGGCTTTTGGGTTGGTAACCGACAAGTTGGGCTTGATCAGGATTGGGTAGTGATCGCAACTACCCATCTTGGAGAGCTGTAAAGGTTGCTTAAAGTACTTTGGTTTGTTGGTCAGACACCAATCGAGTGTACCGGTGTCTCTGGTCAAGACATTTATTATCTGAGTCAGGCCGGTCTTGTGAGTGACATATTGAGCCTTAAGTCCGGTGCTGCTTGGATTGAAAACGCCTGTGACAACTAAAAGGCCAATTTCCTATTTATCTATGGCTCGTTTTGTTGCAAGTCTGTCCCATCCAAGCATATCAAGGACAAATGACAAGCAATTGCATCTTAGGCAGACTGGCTTATTGCCCTAATTCACTAGGTCCTCGATTTTGCAGTTTTTGTAGCTTATCTGCGAGATGTCCAGGTAATCTACCCCAGACTGCACTCCAGTACTGGAAATGGGGTTTGTATTAGCGCATCGTAAACCTGCAGTTCGCAGATTTATGATTGTTCTGACTCGTTTCAGCTCTCCATTGCGGAcgatattttatttgaaatttcCTCGATATTCCTCGCCAGGACAGGTTTATGTCCATATATAGACCTAAAGGTTTGGTGTGGTTTACTCCTTGTGATCTCAACACTGTCAATGGCTGTGTTTATAGTCTTTGGTGTGAGCCAGGCGCACACAAGTGTGTGCGCAAAGTGCGCgtgcacctccccccccccccccccccccccccttggaggcgaaaagtgggtcatttcttaaggaatcttcaaataacaggctttttccatatgatacccatgactgcgcacccccccccccccccaatcccAAACGCGGCCGTGAGCCTGTTatcatattcattttttttttggaatattAAGACTCAATTATTTTACCTGCAGCCATTTGTTAATTTTAGATAAATCATTGTTTATTTGGATTTCTAGGTCCGCAAGCCTCTGAGACTTGAAACCAAAGAGTGTGTCATCGGCATAGTTGACCAATATGTAAACAATTGGGCAAATCGGTAATTAATAATAAGATTAATAATGGTCCTAGGATTGAACCTTGAGGTATAGCTCATCTCACCTTCCAGGGATTTTTTCAAGACCAGTTGTCTATCGTAGCGCGAGAGATTCATTGTGTGGGTTTATATTCCGGATCCGTAAACCTTCCTCTGTTTTGTTTAACATGCTCGCCCTCAGGAAATGAGTGAGAAATAACGGCGACCAGCAAAGAAGAAATGAAACGTCATTGGCAAGAAGCACGTTTGCTGCTTTGCGCAGACAAACACGGATAGAAATGGAGACGGTTTGTCTCGTTCAACTGATTAATAGTGAGTCCAAGAAGAAGCATAGTCGCTAGAAGAGGACCGAAGAACATTGTGTACAAAATGATACAAAAACTGATCTTTTACCCAAATATTTCTAGCTTAATTCATCTATACATTTATAAGTGTTACGTCAGGGGGGCAAACGATTTAGATTGGCCTAGAAGCGGTCTTCACGCTTTAAGAAATGAACTTGAGCGCCATTACTTAGAAAGAGAACAACAAATCATAATTGACTCCTTTCCCATCCTCCCCCCTCTTCGCACAATGatactttaaacaaaaaagagtTTTACTGACTTTCACCAACAAACTAGTTACCAGGTTCAGATATCCAGACATTTTATTTCACAAAGATGGCAATAAAAAACTCAGTTATTGAAATCTGAGATTTTGCTAAAATCAATGTTTACACATAACATTACTGTACATTTAGGGGGCTTACCAATCCAGCTTTCATTTTCTAAAGTTTGCAATATAAAAACTAACACTCAGTTGTTAAAATCGTCAAGAGTTTGCTAAAATCAACGTTTACACACAACATTGCACGTTAGGGGCTTGCCGATAATAGCTGACTCGTCAAGTTCTGGTGACACCATCAATTGACCATGGCTCATCTCATCTTGCGATTCGTCCTCCTCGTCCATTTCCGGTTTGATTTTATCGATATCCGGTTGTTCGTTTCCATAGTTTTCTGGCTGATATTGTGCCATGTTTAGTAAGACCTCGTCGCTCTGGGCTTTAATTTCTAAAGACGTCAAGTTACACGTGACCTCGCATGATAAAGGTGTGCCTCCTAGGTGACCACTGAGGACTCCCTCCACGCTGGAACCACTACCTGCGATTTTGAATTCACCCTTGTCAACCTTGCTTATCTCGTTCTTGGCCTTTTCCGCCATCTGCGAGAAGAAATGAAGTtattaaaagttattttaGGGATTAAATTGCTTCCCATCCGTGTTTGTCCACTCTGGATCATTGACAAGTTTATTAATCGGCACCAAAGCGATCTGTACAAATTGCTGGACGGGTATTATTTCATAAGCATCTAGACaagtcgtttttttttattcaaaattcaaCAACGACGACAACAACTTCAGAGCGTCAAAGGACAACCACAAGACCAACACCTAATTTTACAGATATCTAAATCAACAGCTCAAAACTCTTAAACGACAACAACAGCTTTGATTAACATACTCAGTTCAAGGGTGTATGAAGGATTTTACGAAATAGAGGCACCAAGCAAAAGCAATTTATAAAACATgttgaaataaagaaaataatttagtAATTGAGGTGAAATGTACATTTCTCTCAAAATTTTTGATAGAAGGGTACGGTAGGGTGTGTTGAGGCCACATTTGTCAAATGCCACATTTGTCATAgcctgccacatttgtcataACCTGTCACATTTGtcataacctgccacatttgtcataacctgccacatttgtcataacctgccacatttgtcataGCTGCCAAATTTGTCATAGCTGCCAAATTTGTCATAGctgccacatttgtcataactgccacatttgtcataacctgccacatttgtcataactgccacatttgtcataaaggtgtgccacatttgtcataactgccacatttgtcataacctgccaattttttttataactgccacatttgtcataacctgccacatttgtcataacctgccacatttgtcataactgccacatttgtcataactgccacatttgtcataacctgccacatttgtcataactgccacatttgtcataactgccacatttgtcataactgccacatttgtcataACTGCCACATTTAtcataacctgccacatttgtcataATTGTCACAATTTTCATAAAGGTGTGCCACACTTGTCATAACTGCCATAATATCAATTAGCGGAGCTCGCGAAGCGCCTTGCAATAACAATATCAATTAGCGGAGCTCGCGGGGCGGCTTGCAAGCAAATAGAGATAGAAATAACAAATAGGAAAATATATTTGCATTCACaagttggctcacagagccgTTGACCTTGTTTTCGAACCGTTTTATTTATGCACGATGAAGCTAAAGAATATACTTTCTTTTCGAGGTTGGGCACTTTAGCTATataattaacaaaaaaaaataaaaagtaactTTTCCCACACATATCAAGGTTAAAAATAAGTTACCTGTTCTAATTTACAATTAATTTTGAACGTCAAATTAAATTTTATGACCGAAATTTTATTACGTTATCACACATTGGACAATAtctaacccccctcccctccccctcttagCCTCCTCTTGCTATCGCAAGAGCCAGTTGGCGCCTTTTTATCAAAAACCAACTTGAACCCGGGGGAGTTCTTTACAATTCTTATTTATTAAATCTTTAAAATTATACTCAATTTTATTGCGGGTTATTAACAACTTTAAGGCCATTAAGGTACCTTTGCCCCCATATCATTAACAAGGCCTTAAGGTAAAAGATAAGGTACCTTTGCCCATAAATCAGCAACACTAATAAGCTCCGTCTGCCAGTACGTCGTCAAGTCCTTCTTGAGGCTGTCCAGGTATCTTGTACACGTGTGGCGAGCATCCTCCTTGGCGAAATATCTCAAGGCGCTATCGCTATCACTAACAGGAGCCATGCGATCGGGATAGCGTTCCAAAACCTAAAGGGAAAGTAACAACGTTATGAAACGCTTAAAAGAGGGCATATCAAAAGATCGATGTCCACTTACTGTCTCCTTAATAAATAACCTTTATTtaagataaacaaataaaataatataagaaCTCGAGTATCAATGCTCTGTTGAAATAATACCAAGGGTGAAAATTCCTGATATTTCTTTTTGGCTTCTGTTCTtgattttgatattttatgaATCTCGCAGTTACATAAAATCTCACCTTCCCGTCCACTCGCATGTGGTACTTGTACTTGCACGTGTTGATGGGCGCGTGTTCGTCTCCTTTAGCGCAGTTGGGCTTGACCGAGATCTGGTTCTCAGTGTTCGCTCCTTTATTTAACCAAAAAGCCCCCTCATACAGTCTGTAAACATTCTTATCCATGATGTACTCTTCTTTCAGCCCCCTGCCATGGATATGCTTCCTTACCTAGGTACGAATATGTAGAAGTAGATCCTAGCGCCCATGATTTGATCAATACTTTTAGAACGACAGAGAGAGtgagaaaaaatatcttatgGGGTCTTGACCCCTTAATGTACGAAGGTTAGGCCGGTATTGATGATCCATCAATCTATATACCGCACTTCTACCAGCCATTAATATATTACCTTTAAGACCCTAATTAGCCTAAAACAAAAAGTAGTACCAATCTAATAAGAATTTGCTCGGGCTAACCAGCAAAAACCTTAGGTTCATATAAGAAAGTACTGTACTCAGAACCGCCTCTCACTTGTAATAGATTGGTGTCGTATGTTCGCATCTCCCCCCTGCCCTCGTCTCTCCCTCCTCCCTTGTTCTACCCCGTACCTGTTCATGGTAGATCCGTTCGTAAGCCCATCTCGCGTACTTTCTGTAAAACATTCCTCGTTCATTCAGTGTTTTCATGTAAAGCTTTAGACGGTCATTTTTCTCCTGTAGAGAGAAAGCATAATTTAGATAGGCATATCTGTTAAAGTTATTACGTATTTACACTTCTTTACTGCATTTTTTCATACTTCCAAAGCAACTTCTCATTATAGGGAATTTCTAGATTTTTTCGGGGTAAACACCAGATCGTCAGATCATTGTCCCTAATTAAGCCCGATCTACACTAACATTTTTTAGTTGACATTTTTGACTATATTTGTTGGCATCACAATTTTCATGTGTGACAATTTTTGATTGCCGAGAAAAAGCAAACCTGCTAGCTTTTGAGCAACTATAgttgaaaatagaaaaattgcCGACTTTGACCCATCTACAGTACAAATAAAAActgtcaactaaaaattgtttGGATGGGGCTTTAGAGTCGAGGGTCCATCGCGTCTAGAGACTACCCCATCCCAACTCCCCCTCTAAAAGTTATAACCTTAGGTCCCCTAACCCAAACCGTCACTACCTTGGTATCAGGGTCTTTCTTGTACGAGTTGATCAGCAGTTGAAGAGCAAAGAGATGCAAACTGGCGAAGTCTCTGAACGGAATCAATGCGGCCTCCAGCCTTTTGATATCATTCATCGAGATCTTCTTTGAATTGCTGTTGAACTGGCTTTTCAATTTCTCAAATTTGGGCCACGCCGCGTCAATGTCCCTGACAGAGTTCCGCTGACATCTTCGTACTGAGGGCTCAGTGGTCTCGTGTAAGCAGTTTTCAAGATAACGCTGGAACACACAATAACAAAGTCATTGATGATATTAGCGAATGATATGAGTaggtatgaatcaacacaaggttgcaAAGGTATGTTCTCAAACTCATTAATTATTTATGCGGGCATTAGCCAATGAGTGGAGA
The DNA window shown above is from Nematostella vectensis chromosome 15, jaNemVect1.1, whole genome shotgun sequence and carries:
- the LOC116611458 gene encoding uncharacterized protein LOC116611458 — encoded protein: MGSCDHYPILIKPNLSVTNPKAHKSSVWRRNLRRSNLDAFGRWITQFCWNTILSLQTAREKFERFYTVITDAVNTYLPLQRVQVCATNKPWIGTSLCSLIARRQKALITLGKDSRLYKELRNQVQRECKVCRERYYSNKVAALKESNISRLWQEVKCLSGSVVSNEWWHQLMDDSTPSVQILAERFNEFLLGLTSNFAPISQQVTCSGPVPPELLITPGKAFKALSRIKVKKSSGPDPILSVIWKEFAPELSDVVCNLYNFSLMEGFVPQELKESIVHPVPKCSPRKTLSEDLRPITLTSQLAKVMEGFALDSLFACVKDKLDPKQFSVTGKSTVQALVYFLHCILESLERARPQRVKISGHTSSPVFPNGGIPQGTKLAPLLFGILVNRLASTWPYRIKYVDDTTIFEVIPRCSPSYLPFIANDICNFATERGMRLNPKKCRELVINFLQYQPSPGNALQHMGSVIKRVESYKILGVHISSDLSWNKHVDYVVKKANKRLYALRLLKISEVPVQDLVAIYCVLIRSVVEYAGPLWANIPGFLVYIVECIQKRALRIVLPHLRYKEALDASGLQSLADRRRELCISRMTSAKELEPLRSVITGGVINNEHEYSLRSGSMNTYKLISVTKRFGDFVTYRFL
- the LOC116611456 gene encoding uncharacterized protein LOC116611456, which translates into the protein MRLSPIRRGGLVLALVVFSSLTRETAGLKFDVRRDDTGICVYKGYLPGGGIPNIKPIQSPVCKGFTNSLGFVSGIIGQSTGAGRALSTVATLVEKTAKVAKVLSAGFGVFAAAFSILSSFSKPTPNEILKRVDKAFEKLTKDMNNRLKTMEGYVDGKIIQQEQRTVNDEFASLKRYLENCLHETTEPSVRRCQRNSVRDIDAAWPKFEKLKSQFNSNSKKISMNDIKRLEAALIPFRDFASLHLFALQLLINSYKKDPDTKEKNDRLKLYMKTLNERGMFYRKYARWAYERIYHEQVRKHIHGRGLKEEYIMDKNVYRLYEGAFWLNKGANTENQISVKPNCAKGDEHAPINTCKYKYHMRVDGKVLERYPDRMAPVSDSDSALRYFAKEDARHTCTRYLDSLKKDLTTYWQTELISVADLWAKMAEKAKNEISKVDKGEFKIAGSGSSVEGVLSGHLGGTPLSCEVTCNLTSLEIKAQSDEVLLNMAQYQPENYGNEQPDIDKIKPEMDEEDESQDEMSHGQLMVSPELDESAIIGKPLTCNVVCKR